TTTTCTGAAATATATTTCCAAAATCGAAGGCCATCAAACTGCCGGTTTCGTAATCTTTTTCCATGCCGATCGTTCCACCGGTATAAATCAGGAGCACTTTTCTTTTCATAAATCCAAAAATACGTTATTTAGTATAATTTCTGATTATTTTGGGCGCCTTTTTCCGCCTTCCACTCCCGCTTTTTTAATTGCTGGCTTGCGATCAGAAGGTTCAACTATCACAGCGAGGTCAGCCACCAATTAAAAAGAGCTCCGTTCAAGTCGGGGCGCAGATTCCGCTTCGAAACCAAACAGGTCTTAGAAGGAATATATTGTGTAAAAAAACAGGCAACACTTTTCGGCGCTCGCTTCGCTCGCGCCACCAAATCCCCTACTTCACACAGAATACACCATTTTCATAATTCTTAAAGATCTTCCACTTCAGAAGTTGCAGGCTCAATTATAACTACAAAAAACTCGTGTATTCGTGGCTTCTTAAATCTTTCATTTTCCAAATTAATGCCTATTTTTGACCTTATGAAAGACCAACAAATCTTTGAATATCTTCAGCAGTTTCTGACCGACGAAAGACTCCAGAAAATCAATCATTTCGCTCCCGAAAGTTCCGATTTCTTATTGCCCGTCATCGAAGATGTTTATCAGTTTCGTAATGCCGCGGCGATTGTTCGGTCGGTAGAAGCGTGTGGATTTCACAAAATTGTGACGATGGAAAGTCAGAATAAATTCAATCCTAATCTTAGAGTCACCAAAGGCGCAGAAACTTGGGTAGAGGTGGAGCGACTTCCTCATAGCCTGGATTCTATTGAAATGATTAAGAATCGCGGATATAAAATCGTCGCAGTTTCACCGGAAAATAATGCCACATTACTTCCTGATTTTCAAATAACAGAACCTGTCGCTTTGGTTTTTGGAACAGAAGCGGAAGGCGTAACCGACGAGATTTTAGACTTCGCCGACGAAACTTTGGCCATTCCGATGTATGGATTTACGAGAAGTTTTAACGTCTCGGTCGCGGCTGCAATTTGCGTGTATGAATTGAAACAGAAGTTGATGGGGTCCAATTTAGATTATAAACTGTCGGAAGAAAAATTATGGAAAATGAAAGTCCGCTGGGCTGTAAATTCCATAAAAAGTGGCGAGCAGATTTTTGCAAAATATTTGAAAGACAATTCCTAAAAAAAGAGAACTATGCTGAATGAGTTGCTAGAAAATCCTTTATTTAATATCACCTTTTTAGGCGGAATCTTCTTTATTCTGGCAGGATTCGTGCAACTTAAATTTCCGCCAAAAAAGATCAACTCACTTTATGGCTATAGGACAAAATCTTCAATGAAATCTAATGAAAGATGGGATTTTGCTCAAAAATTGTCTGCAAAAGAAATGATGAAATCAGGCGGTTTGTTAGCGCTGAGTTCACTCTTGGTTTTCGTCACAAATTTCGGTGATTCAATAAATCTAATCATCGGATTAGCGTTGATGCTCGCTACTGTCCTGCTTCTTCTTTTAAGAGTGGAAAGGAAAATAAAAAAGAAATTCAGGATTTGAAATTTTTAACTTTCAAATCCTTACATCAACCCATAATTCCAGGCGGCCACGAAAACTCCGGCAGTTTCAGTTCTCAACCGCTGATTTCCAAGCGAAACTGCTTTCACTCCTTTTTCCGCTAAAAGCTTAATTTCCTTCTCAGAAAAATCACCTTCTGGCCCAATTAAAAAAGTGATGGTTTTAGCACTGTCATGCTGTTCCTGTTGAATTAATTTTAAATCTATTCGCTCTAAGTTTTCATTGCAGTGCGCGACAAAAGTGGTTTCGGGATCAACGTTTTTAATAAAATCAGAAAATTTAGTCAGATCATTAATCACAGGAAAATGAACACGCAGACTTTGTTTCGAAGCAGAAATGCTTTGCTTTCTCAGCTTTTCGATGTTCAGATTTTTACGCTCCGTTTTTTCGGTTTGAAGAATCGTAATTTCTGAGATTCCCATTTCAGTCGCCTTTTCTACAAAAAACTCAATACGGTCAATATTCTTCGTGGGAGCGATGGCGATATGAAGTTGCGTAGGGAAATTCGGCAGGTCTTCTTTAATTTCTGAAATATCGAGTGATACTTTTTTTCCTTCGAAAATGAGATTTCCTTTTGCTAAATTCCCTTTGCCGTCGGTCACGAAAATTTCTTCACCCGATCGCATGCGCAAAACTTTTACAATATGGGTTTGCTCTTCACTGTCGATAAATACTTTGTTATCGGCTATTTCTCCATAAAATAGTTTCATACTATATTTTCGCTTAAAAATGCCACGCCTGTTTTAATCGTCGTGTAGATGTCAGTTTCACATTCTCTGTAGCTGCAGGTGTAAATTTCTTCCATCCATTTATTATTAATGAAAATTAAATTTAAATATTCAGATTTTCTTAAATTATTTTTGATGGATAAATAATCTCCTTCTTTGGGCGTAAAGGGAAAACTGAAAATATTTTCGGAATTAATTTTCTCCAATATTTCTTCTTTTATATCTTGAATATAACCTTTTTCAGAACTCGAAGGCAAAAAATCTAATGTTTCTTCCGATGGCGCTCTTTGTCCGGTAATGGTTTCCAATACCCAATAATATCTGGAGTTTTTTTTGGAGTGCGTTACGAGCACCTTTTCTTCTAATAATATTTTCATCGGAGATTTATAATGTTTTAATGTCTTTCTTGAAACCTTCCTCGATATCATATCTTGCAGTTGCCGAAATGGACAGATCAGCGAATTCACCGCGGTCAAATTTCAGCTTTGCAACCATGGCGATCATTGCCGCGTTATCGGTCGTGTATTCAAATTTAGGAATGTAAATGTTCCACCCCAATCTCTCGGAGTTTTTTTGGATGGCTTCCCGCAGACCCGAGTTTGCAGAAACACCACCGGCAATCGCAATTTCTTTGATGTTTAAATCGATGGCCGCTTTTTCAAGTTTATCCATCAGGATTTCCACGATGGTTTTTTGAACAGAAGCACATAAATCATCGATATTCTCTTTAATGAAATCAGGATTTTTTCGCACTTCTTTCTGAATAAAATAAAGCACCGAAGTTTTTATTCCACTGAAGGAATAGTTGAAATGGTCGAGTTTAGGCTTATTAAATTTAAAAGAATTTTCGTTTCCGTTTTTTGATAATTTATCAATGATTGGACCTGCGGGATAATCCAGTCCAAAGATCTTTCCAATCTTATCAAACGCTTCTCCGGCGGCATCATCAATCGTTTTACCGATGATCTCCATGTCAAAATAGTCTTTAACCAAAACGATCATCGTATGTCCGCCCGAAACCGTCAGGCATAAAAAAGGAAAATTGGGCGCTTTTGGATTGGCATCCTCAATAAAATGGGCCAAAATGTGAGCCTGTAAATGATTGACTTCAATTAAAGGAACCGACAAACTCATCGCGAGAGATTTCGCAAAAGAAGTCCCAACCAATAAGGAACCCAGGAGGCCGGGACCGCGTGTAAATCCGATCGCAGAAATATCTTTTTGTTGTATATTTGCTTTGCTGAAGGCCTTATCTACTACGGGTATTATATTTTGCTGGTGCGCACGGGAAGCCAATTCCGGAACCACGCCGCCATATTCTTTGTGGATTTCCTGATTTGCCGCGATGTTGCTAAGGATTTTGTTACCTTTGAGCACCGCCGCAGAAGTGTCGTCGCACGAAGATTCTATACCTAAAATTATTGAGTCACTCATAACAATGGCAAATTTAGAGAATAATAACGATAACGAAAATAAAAAATCAATTGCAGAGAATATTGGAGATTCTGTGCAAAAGCGCGTCGAAAATGTTCAGGAATCAGTAAAGGAAACAGTGAAAGATGCCGGTAATCTGGCGTCTGATGCAATTAACCATCCGGTAGAAACGGCAGGTGAATTTGTACAGCAGGCGGCAAAAGATGTCACCAGTTACACGTGGTGGGCGAAACTTTTACTCATTGTTTTTTGGACTGCGCTGTTTATTGTGGCTTCATTTATTGTCATCGTCAGTTTACCGGCAACTAAAAACTGGGCAGCGCAGAAAGTTATTGCAAAGCTGAACCAGGATCTAAAATCCTCCATGTCCTTTGAAAGTGTAGATGTGAGTTATTTTGGCGACATCCATATTCATAATTTAGATGTTAAAGATCACAAAAATTTTAAGTTTTTAAAAGCAGAAGAGCTTTATGCAGATTCTGACTGGTTTTCAATTATCAGTAATTCCCGAAATTTACAGTTTCAATCGTTGTCCTTAAAAAAATTAGATCTAAAAGTAATCACATATAAAGGCGACAGTATTTCTAATTTTATACGCTTCGTAGATTTATTTAGTACACCTTCGCCAACGACCCCTAAAGAACCGTTTCAGTTAAAGTCCCGGATTTTTATTACCGACTCAAAAGTTTCCATTGTTAATCAAAATCAGGAAGGTGAGGCTGGAAAATGGTTAGACGCGAAAAATCTTAATTTGGTGGTTCCGGAACTTCGAGTAAATGGATCAAATGTTTTCGCGCAGATCAATAATATGCGTTTTACCACAGAACGATGGGGCAAAAAGCATTTTGTTGATACGTTCTCTACCGATTTTTCTCTCACGCACGACTATCTTTCCCTAAAAGACCTAACCATTAATACCGATAACTCCTTGCTTCAGGGCGATTTGAAGTTCAATCTAAACAATGGCTCTTTCGCGGATTTTACAGATAAAGTACGTTGGGATCTGCAGTTGCAGCAGGGAAGTCAGATTAGTGGGTATGATATCAGCTATTTTGTAACCGATTGGGACAATTATAAACCCATCAATATTTCAGGTAAAATGACAGGCCCTTTAAATAAATTTTATCTGGATAATTTCCTCATTAGAAATCCGCAGGTTAATATTAAAACTAAGACCATGAAGGTTTCCAATATTTTGAAAGGCAATTTTCAGATCGAAACCAATACATTGACCACCGATTTTACCTATAAAGATCTGAAAGCGATGATGCCGACCTTCATTTCTTCAAAAATGAAAAATTTTGCAGATGATTTTGGCAGGTTAAAATATGATGGGGCAGCCCGTGTCACACCGAAAGAAGTCTACGTACCAAATGCACGGCTCATCACTGGGATCGGACAGGCGAAAATTAATAAGTTTTATCTCACGGATTACAGTACTAATTTGCCTAAATATCGCGGTTTCGCCGAAGTGAACGATTTAAATACGTCGGTCATCACTAAAAGTAAGGAAGTTGGTTTGATCAGTGGTAAATTCAATGTTCAAGGTCAAAGCTTTGATGTGAATACTATGGTGATCAGAACAACATCTCAAATTTCAAAAATCGAAATTACGGATAAGGTCATCAACAATGTTTATTTGGAAGGTCTGTTGGATCATAAAAAATATACGGGAATCATTAATGTAAATGACGACCAGGCCCGCGCGAAAGTGAACGGACTGATTGATTTTAGCAAGCCCAAACTTTTTGCAGATATCAAAGCTGATGTAGATTATTTGAATATTAATTATTTTACAGGTGCCACCGGGACACAAGCCGTGAGTGGTTTGGTTGATGGGCAAGTGTCCATGACCAATATAAATGATCTTACACTGGATGCTGCTCTGGAAAACATCAGTTTTGCGACTGCAACCCAAAAGTTTTTTATTCCTAATGCCGATGTGAAAGCTTTCTTTGAAGACGGGAAAAGGGTAGTTTCTGTTGATGCACCTGGCGCTGTAAAAGGTCAGATTTCCGGTAAATTTAATTTGGGAGACTTGGCCGGAATGGTGCAAAATGGCTTAGGGAAAGTTTTAGTAGGTCCAGCGCCGCGTAAATTATATCGCGGACAGAATTTCTCTCTGGATTTTGATGTTAAGCAGAATTTGGTCAATTACTTTGTGCCGGATCTTCATATTCCAAAAGGTGCTGCGGTAAACGGTTCTTACGATGGGGATTCTAATAATCTTATTCTGAATGTGGATGCGGAAACGCTGAAATATGTGATGACCAAAAAAGAAGAAATCACGGAAGCTGACAAAGCCCTCGCGCTGGCAAATCCGGCCTATAAAATTTCCGGTCGGGATAAAATAACACGTGACAGTGCCATGATCGATCAATTGCAGGTTCGTATCAATACCGCTAATCTTGAGGAGCAGATTTATGCGAAAATCGATCGCGTAGAATACAACAAGAATATCTTGAAAGATATTACGCTGAGTGGCAGAAATGAAAATAATCAGATCCTGCATATTGCGGCGAATTTCAAACACGGTACTCCGGAAGAAGAGGTGAAACAGGAATTAAAGGAATACGCAGTTAATCTGAATCAAACTACAAATTCCACGGGAGATTATGTATTCCGTTTTGAACCAACGACCATTACAATTAATAATGTTGCGTGGTCAGTAGATACTGATCCGACCTTAAATCATTCCATTACGTACCGAAAAAAAGCAGGTGATTTCTTCATTCAAAATCTGCGCGTTTACTCTGATAACAGTGAATTGTTTTTAAAAGAATCGATTTTTAAATCGGCTAAGGATTTTTCTGTAGACGGAGAAGTAAGAAATCTGGATTTAGGAAAAGTCATCGCACTGCTAAACCAAGATAATAACATGGATATTAAAGGAATTGCCAATGGTAACTTTAATATTAAAATGAATAAAAACAATTTGGAGCCGCTCATTGACTTGAATATAAGCGACATTTTTATGAATCGTAATGAGATGGGGCAAATTGAGATCATCACTAAAAACAGTGCGATCCCTAATGTATTTGATGTCGATGTAAAACTTCATTCCACTGGAATTGTGGGAGATAATGACCTGCAGCTTACAGGAACCATTAATAATAATACGTCCTCGCCAACATTAAATTTAGTCGCCCATATGGATGAGTTTGATCTGGCTTTCGCACAACAGTTTGTAAAGGGAGTATTTTCAAAGCTTCGGGGGAAAGCTTCCGGTGACTTAAATATCACGGGCCAGTTGAGCGATGTGGATTACAGCGGAGATATCGTTCTTAAAAATTTAGGATTAAAATTAGATTTCACAGGAGTCGATTACTTGTTTGATGACACCGTAGTTTCATTATCAAAAGGTTTGGCGATCTTAAATGATATTGGGGTAAAAGATGAGCGAAATAACTCTAAAGGTTCAATTTCCGGAGCAATACAGTTTGAAACCATCTCTTCAATGGGAGTCAATCTTGTGATGCGTGCTGATAATCTGATGCTTTTAAATACTACACAGAAAGATTACGATTTGTTTTGGGGAAGAGTTTACGGCACAGGAACTTTGTATGTTGATGGTCCTGTTTCAGGCCTTAGTATTTCTACGCCGGAAATGAGGGCACTTAGTAATTCAGTGTTTACCTTTAACTCGAATTCGACGTCAAATGTAGAAGAATTTAAAATGTTACGATTTTTAAAACGTGACGAAAATGGCGCTGTTACAACAGAAGAGAAGAAAAGGACCAGTGCCAATATGAATATCGATTTCACTTTGGCCGTTGATAAAGGAACCACTGTAAATGTTCTTGTGGGCGATGATATTGGAGATATTACAGTGCGTGGGAATTCGGAGAAATTGCGGTTTATGATGGGTCGTACGGGAGCAATCAACATGAGCGGAAATTATATCGTAGACAATGGAACCTTTGTGTCTAAAGCCATTCTGAACCGGACCTTCCAGATTGCGAAAGGAAGTTCCATCCGTTGGGATGGTGAGGCTATGGCACCACAGCTGGATATTGACGCAACCTATTTGCGTACGGTCACCAATGCGGGACAATACCTGAATGTCGGGAGTTTACAGCCCATCAATGTTTTACTGAGTACAAAAATTACGCAGACCCTAAATAATCCGAAAATTGAACTGGGTGTTTCCGCGCAGGATGTCTCTTCTAATTTAAAAGAAACCCTGGCTGAAAAGATGAGCAACGAAGATGAAAAAATCATTCAGTTTGGATCAGTCCTCGTGATGAACAGTTTTAATGTCGGCAATTCTGCTTTCGATATCAACATCGGTAACTTCGCGGAAAGTTCTGGATACAATATGTTGTTTAAACAATTAGGTTCTGTACTGAATACCATCAGCAATGAATTCCAGGTCGATTTAAATTATCTGCAAGGCGATGCAGGATCAAATACGGGCGATCGTGCTAACGCAAGTGTAAGTTTCGCCTTATCTCCTCGAGTAACCGTTAAAACAGGTTTGGGAATACCCATTTCTAAATCTGATAATGCAGAATATGATTATCTTTCCGGAGAAGGAATTGTGGAATATGACTGGTCCAAGAATAATGACGGAACAAGATTGCTGCGTGCCTATTCCAAGCCAACAAATATTGGGCTGAATGGTGCAGCCGCCGGAAATGCAGGTGCCAATCAAAGTTATGGCGTTGGGGTGGTGTACAGTAAAAGTTTTAATACAATATTTAAAGGAAAGAAAAAGCCCGTAAAATCACAGAAGTCTAAGAATGTAATTAAAACAGATTCCATTAAA
This DNA window, taken from Kaistella carnis, encodes the following:
- a CDS encoding TrmH family RNA methyltransferase, yielding MKDQQIFEYLQQFLTDERLQKINHFAPESSDFLLPVIEDVYQFRNAAAIVRSVEACGFHKIVTMESQNKFNPNLRVTKGAETWVEVERLPHSLDSIEMIKNRGYKIVAVSPENNATLLPDFQITEPVALVFGTEAEGVTDEILDFADETLAIPMYGFTRSFNVSVAAAICVYELKQKLMGSNLDYKLSEEKLWKMKVRWAVNSIKSGEQIFAKYLKDNS
- a CDS encoding SdpI family protein gives rise to the protein MLNELLENPLFNITFLGGIFFILAGFVQLKFPPKKINSLYGYRTKSSMKSNERWDFAQKLSAKEMMKSGGLLALSSLLVFVTNFGDSINLIIGLALMLATVLLLLLRVERKIKKKFRI
- a CDS encoding translocation/assembly module TamB domain-containing protein encodes the protein MANLENNNDNENKKSIAENIGDSVQKRVENVQESVKETVKDAGNLASDAINHPVETAGEFVQQAAKDVTSYTWWAKLLLIVFWTALFIVASFIVIVSLPATKNWAAQKVIAKLNQDLKSSMSFESVDVSYFGDIHIHNLDVKDHKNFKFLKAEELYADSDWFSIISNSRNLQFQSLSLKKLDLKVITYKGDSISNFIRFVDLFSTPSPTTPKEPFQLKSRIFITDSKVSIVNQNQEGEAGKWLDAKNLNLVVPELRVNGSNVFAQINNMRFTTERWGKKHFVDTFSTDFSLTHDYLSLKDLTINTDNSLLQGDLKFNLNNGSFADFTDKVRWDLQLQQGSQISGYDISYFVTDWDNYKPINISGKMTGPLNKFYLDNFLIRNPQVNIKTKTMKVSNILKGNFQIETNTLTTDFTYKDLKAMMPTFISSKMKNFADDFGRLKYDGAARVTPKEVYVPNARLITGIGQAKINKFYLTDYSTNLPKYRGFAEVNDLNTSVITKSKEVGLISGKFNVQGQSFDVNTMVIRTTSQISKIEITDKVINNVYLEGLLDHKKYTGIINVNDDQARAKVNGLIDFSKPKLFADIKADVDYLNINYFTGATGTQAVSGLVDGQVSMTNINDLTLDAALENISFATATQKFFIPNADVKAFFEDGKRVVSVDAPGAVKGQISGKFNLGDLAGMVQNGLGKVLVGPAPRKLYRGQNFSLDFDVKQNLVNYFVPDLHIPKGAAVNGSYDGDSNNLILNVDAETLKYVMTKKEEITEADKALALANPAYKISGRDKITRDSAMIDQLQVRINTANLEEQIYAKIDRVEYNKNILKDITLSGRNENNQILHIAANFKHGTPEEEVKQELKEYAVNLNQTTNSTGDYVFRFEPTTITINNVAWSVDTDPTLNHSITYRKKAGDFFIQNLRVYSDNSELFLKESIFKSAKDFSVDGEVRNLDLGKVIALLNQDNNMDIKGIANGNFNIKMNKNNLEPLIDLNISDIFMNRNEMGQIEIITKNSAIPNVFDVDVKLHSTGIVGDNDLQLTGTINNNTSSPTLNLVAHMDEFDLAFAQQFVKGVFSKLRGKASGDLNITGQLSDVDYSGDIVLKNLGLKLDFTGVDYLFDDTVVSLSKGLAILNDIGVKDERNNSKGSISGAIQFETISSMGVNLVMRADNLMLLNTTQKDYDLFWGRVYGTGTLYVDGPVSGLSISTPEMRALSNSVFTFNSNSTSNVEEFKMLRFLKRDENGAVTTEEKKRTSANMNIDFTLAVDKGTTVNVLVGDDIGDITVRGNSEKLRFMMGRTGAINMSGNYIVDNGTFVSKAILNRTFQIAKGSSIRWDGEAMAPQLDIDATYLRTVTNAGQYLNVGSLQPINVLLSTKITQTLNNPKIELGVSAQDVSSNLKETLAEKMSNEDEKIIQFGSVLVMNSFNVGNSAFDINIGNFAESSGYNMLFKQLGSVLNTISNEFQVDLNYLQGDAGSNTGDRANASVSFALSPRVTVKTGLGIPISKSDNAEYDYLSGEGIVEYDWSKNNDGTRLLRAYSKPTNIGLNGAAAGNAGANQSYGVGVVYSKSFNTIFKGKKKPVKSQKSKNVIKTDSIKNDTIK
- the tsaD gene encoding tRNA (adenosine(37)-N6)-threonylcarbamoyltransferase complex transferase subunit TsaD encodes the protein MSDSIILGIESSCDDTSAAVLKGNKILSNIAANQEIHKEYGGVVPELASRAHQQNIIPVVDKAFSKANIQQKDISAIGFTRGPGLLGSLLVGTSFAKSLAMSLSVPLIEVNHLQAHILAHFIEDANPKAPNFPFLCLTVSGGHTMIVLVKDYFDMEIIGKTIDDAAGEAFDKIGKIFGLDYPAGPIIDKLSKNGNENSFKFNKPKLDHFNYSFSGIKTSVLYFIQKEVRKNPDFIKENIDDLCASVQKTIVEILMDKLEKAAIDLNIKEIAIAGGVSANSGLREAIQKNSERLGWNIYIPKFEYTTDNAAMIAMVAKLKFDRGEFADLSISATARYDIEEGFKKDIKTL
- a CDS encoding RsmE family RNA methyltransferase, with the translated sequence MKLFYGEIADNKVFIDSEEQTHIVKVLRMRSGEEIFVTDGKGNLAKGNLIFEGKKVSLDISEIKEDLPNFPTQLHIAIAPTKNIDRIEFFVEKATEMGISEITILQTEKTERKNLNIEKLRKQSISASKQSLRVHFPVINDLTKFSDFIKNVDPETTFVAHCNENLERIDLKLIQQEQHDSAKTITFLIGPEGDFSEKEIKLLAEKGVKAVSLGNQRLRTETAGVFVAAWNYGLM